The genomic DNA GCGCGCTTTCCGTTGATCGATCCCCTGACCCCCTTGCCGGGGACAGCGCAAAAGTCGCGCACCTCTTCGGGCCCGATGTTCAAAGCCGCGTCCGAGATCGCCCGGCCGAGGGAATGTTCAGAGCGCTGCTCCAGGGAGACCGCGAGCCTGAGCGCTTCGTCATCAGGGATCCCGATGCCCGCACAGTGCGTCACGACCGGTCTTCCTTCCGTGATCGTGCCGGTTTTGTCCAGTACGACATGATCCACGGCCGCAGCTTTCTGGATCACGTCGCCGCCCTTGACCAGGATCCCTTTCGACGCGGCCTGGGACGTGCCGATCAGGATGGCAAGCGGAGTTGCCAGACCCAGCGCGCAGGGGCAGGCGATGACCATGACCGATACGGCGTTCATGACCGCCTGCGGGAGCGGGGCGCCATGCCAGAGCCATCCCAGGAAGGTGAAAAGGGCGATGAGCAGGACAGCGGGAACGAAATAACCGATCACACGGTCGGCAATGGACTGGATGGGAGCGCGGCGGGCCTGTGCGTCTTCGACCGCCTGGATGATCTGCGAGAGGACGGTGTCCCTGCCCGTCTTCGTGACACGGAACACGAAGCTTCCGTACAGATTGATCGTTCCGCCGTATACGGGGTCCCCTGCGGTCTTGGCCGCGGGCCTTGATTCGCCGGTCAGCATGGACTCGTCTGCTTCTGATGAGCCCGAGAGGACAGTACCGTCGAGCGGGATCTTCTCCCCGGGGATCACCTCGATCAGGTCTCCCACCAGCACCGAGGCGATCGGCACCATCCGGCGCTGAGAGCCGCCGGCCGCGTCAGGAGCATCTGCTGCAGCGGACAGTCTCCGCGCCTCCCGCGGGCTGAGCTGCATCAGCCTGGAGATCGTGGCAGATGCCCTTCCCTTGGCTCCGGCCTCGATGTACCTGCCGAGCAGGATGAGGGTGATGATCATGGCCGCCGTGTCGAAATAGACCTCGCCGTTCGTCGTGATGGCGTAGATGCTGTAGCCGTAGGCGGAGAGGGCGCCGGCGGCGATCAGGACGTCCATGTTGAACGTGCGGTTGCGCAAGCCCCGGAACGACGCCTTGATGATCGGCCAGCCCGCGTAGAACAGGACCGGCGTGGTGAGCGCGAAGGAGATCAGATGGAAGATGAACTTGGTCTCCTCATCAATACCCTGGAAATAGCCTGCATAGAGGGCCATGGAAAAGAGCATGAGCTGCATCGAGAAGAAAGCGGCGGTCCCGAACCGGATGAGCAGGTCCCGGGACTGGCGCTTCTGCTCATCCTCCCAGGCCTTCGGGAGAAAGGGCTTCGGGGTATAGCCGATGGACCGGATGCGGCCGAGAACGACGCCGAGGTCGATCTCCGACGGGTTCCAGCGGATCTTCGCCCGGTGGGTCGCGTAGTTCACCACCGCGCGGGTGACGCCTTTTGTCCGGAGGAGTATCTTCTCGTTCAGCCAGACGCAGGAGGCGCACCGGATGCCGTCGATCACCGCATCGATCTCGATCTCGTTCCCGACGGGATGAAGGACCTCCCTGAACGCCGAGACGTCGAGCGGCCTGTCCTCGGCCGGGCCGGGAGACCAGTCCCTCCGCCGCACGTAGAACTCATCGAGCCCTTCGCTGCGGATCAGGCGGTAGATGCCGCTGCATCCATGACAGCAGAACACGCACTCCCTGCCGTTGATGTCTTCATGAACGGCATCGCGGTCGGATACCTCGAGCATGCAGTGGTCACAGACGGGCATAGAGTCGTATCCCCTTATAGAGGAAATAAACCCCCATGGCAATGACGAGCACTCCGCTGGCACGGTACACAGCACCCCGCAAGCGGGCGCCGAGCGATGACAGGACCCAGCCTGCGGCGAGCATGGCGGGGAGTGTGCCCAGTCCGAACAGCAGTGCCGTCATCATCCCGGAAAGGATGTTTCCGCTCCCGGCCGCGGCGATGAAGATCGTATAGGACAGGCCGCAGGGAAGCAGGCCGAGCAAAAGGCCGAGCCCAAGGAACCGGTACGGAGAGGCGGAGGCCTGGAGACCGTGGGCTGCGCGGAGGACCGGGAGGTTGTGTCTCTCGATCCATCGCGAGTTTCCCCAGATGCCGCTGGTGCCGAGCCCCATGATGATCATGAAAACACCCGCGAGCAGGGCAACGCAGTTCTGGACACCGGCAAGCGATCCCGCCACGTTCAGAAAGGAGCCCGAGAGGCCCATGGCTGCACCGATGGCCGCATAGGTTGCAATGCGGCCCGCGTTATAGAAAAGGTGGGGAGCGAGGGTGCGGGAGAATGTTTGCGCGCTTTCCGGCCTGCCCGCGAGGGCATAGGATGCAACCAGCGGTCCGCACATGCCGATGCAGTGTCCAAAGCCGCCGAGAAGACCTGTTGACAGCGCCAGAACGTATGCCGGTTCCATGCTAGGGCACCTCGATGAGGAAGCTCGCTGAACCCTTTTGCTGTCCGCGAACGACGGCAAGGTCCGCCTGCCAGGTCCGGCTGCCGCTCATGCACCTCGGGATCAGCCCTTTGCCTTCATAGCGGCCGTTCGCAATGTGTTTCAGGACCGCGCTGTTCTTTCCCATGTACATGCCCGGCATGGAAAGGTCCAGAGCGACGGTTGCATCAATGACCTCTCTGTTGTCCTGGAGGAGCGTCACCACGAAGGTCAGCTCCGACATGGTCTTGACGGGCCTGGGTTGGATCTCGAATTGCAGGGTCAGGCGGTTGCCCAGGTCCGCAGAGCAGGCCCCGCGCTGGATATCACAGGGAACAGGCTTCGTCCCGTCAGAGGCAGAGACGGCCGTTCCATCAGAAGCGGCCACGACCAGGAGCAGGGAGAACAGGAGAAAAGCCGCTCCGTCGATGGGAACGCGGGCACTCGTCATGGTCCGCTTCTTTCTGCGGCAAGGGACGTTTTAAAATCAGCCTGTTCTTGCCCCGACGTGACATGGATGATCACATCCCAGCGCCCCGGGAGCGGAAGCTCGATCGAGGCGAGATAACTGCCGTCGATCTGCCTCAGGGCCTGATAGGTCCTGTCATAGCGATTCGTTGAAGGCCTGCTGACTGTTATGGAAAGGATGGTGTCGGACATTGGTGAGCAGTTCCTGCCGGCAATATTCACGATCAGGTCGTTCCTGCCGAGCGGGTACGAAGTTCTGCTTAAGGTCGCGGACCAGCCGAGCTTCGCTTTCCGCTCCTGGATCCTGTCCCAGTCGATACCTGTCTCGTAGGGTCTATCAACGACAAGGCCCTCGAAGTTTCTCGTGCCGATAAATATCGTAGCGGCCGTCGCCGCGACAACAAGGATGCCGATCACGATGATCAGGGTGCGCATCGTATTGCTCCTTTCGGAACAAACAAATCAAATTCTTTACAAAAGGGCAAGAAAATATCTCGCAGAGGCGCAGAGATCGCAGAGAAAATCAAAAAATAGTTCGCCATGAAAGACTTTCGGGCTTTGGTTTAAACTCTGCGTCCTCCGCGTGCTCCGCGAGAGACGCCTTTAACTTCCGGTTTTGAGCCGGCTTGTCCGGGTTAGGGTTTTGCGGCATCAGGAAGGTCACGCTCCTCGTCATGCTCCTGTTGTCACGGGAAGAGGTGGCCGTGATCGCAAGCACCACGTTCTGGACGCTTTCAGGGACGCCTTTAACCCTGGCGACAATTGGCACCCGGAGCACGTCAGAGCTCTTCTTCAGGCTCACCATCGACGGGGTGATGGCTGCCGATATTCCGGGGGCGGTGACACTCAACGCCAGGAACTGGTCCCTTCCCGCGAGGTTCCTGAAGGACAGCTCGTAGACGTTGGTGACGCTGCCATCGGCCTGTTTCTGCTGGCCCGCGGCAAAGTTCAGACGGACGTTCATATCAAAGGGCATTCTGGACACTGCAAGCGATACCAGAAAGACAAGCGAAACGAGGCTGATGACCCCGGTGATCAGCAGATTTATCCTGAGCCCCGTCCGGCGCAACCCGGGAACGCCGAACATGTAAGAGATCAGCGATCTCCGGCCCCGGATCGCCATCCGACCAATACAGGCGTCCACGCATTCGGCGCAGTGGATGCATTCGATCTGGGAGCCCTCCCGGATGTCGATCCCGACCGGGCAGTCCCTGACGCAGGCCTTGCACTCCCTGCACTCGTCGGAGCGGTTGGGATCGAACGCGACGATGAGCGTCCGGTCGTCGAACAGGACACTCTGGAGCTTTGCGTAGGGACAGACGGTCGCGCAAAACGTACGCCTGAGCAGGGTCAGGTCGAGAAAGAGGAGCACAGTCAGGGCGATCCAGGATCCGGTGATGATATGCGACGCAGTACCGCCAATCGTCAGCATCCCGGGAAGGTCGTAGGGCGATACGAAGTAAAAGATAAGGCTGGCCGCAACGACTCCGCTCACCGCGAGCGCGAGGGCCGCTGCTGCCGTACGCGCTCCGGGGCCGCGTTTGCCGGCCGCCGTATCCGTCACGTCAACCAGCACGGTCTGAGGGCAGAGCCATCCGCACCATATGCGGCCGAACAGGGTGGTCGTGAAAAGAATGAAGAAGGTCAGGAAGATCAGCGCGATCAGGACGATGAAGAAGTCCGCCATGCCGATCTCGGCTCCGAAAAACAGGAGCCGGAGCGTAGGGATATCGAAGCGGAAAGCGCTCTGTTCATGAACGCGAACGAAGGGGATGCCGATGAGGGCCAGGAGCAGAATAGCGCCTGTGATCCGTCTTAGCCTGTGGTATTTCCGGGTCATGATCGTCCGGCGCCATCCTCATCATCTTCATCGTCGTCGAGCATTTTATATTTTGCCTCTTCCACCTTGTTCTTCCGTTTACCTGAATAGTAGTGGACGATGATGACCACGAACAGAACAACGAGGACGATGCCAAAAATAACGTATGCCCAGGCTTGCTTTTCCACGGAGTAATTCTCCCTTGCGTCAGCGTGAATCGAATCTGCGCATCACGATGCTTTTTTCTTCCGGCTTCCCGTGAATAAAAGCACAAGAATGCCGATCACGGCTAGCGTCGTAAACCCGATCGTTGCAAATATGGAAATGTCCATAGGGGCCTCCCTTTATTGCTTCGCGCTGTCAAATTCCACCGCAGAGATCTCAGTGAACTGTTAGGCTTCGCCACCCCTCTGCGTGCACTTCATGTTCCTTAGCTCTTCATCCCGGGCTTTTTTAAAATTACTTGAGAACAGGGAGATTGTTTCTGCTCCTTTTTCTCCGTACGCTCTGTGGTTTCATTTTTTCGCGTTCATTTTAATGTAACGTACGGCACAACTTTGTTTCGTGGCAGAGAAAAAAGAAGAATGGAGCCGGGGCGCTTGCGCTGTTGCAGGTTGTCAGAGATGCCGCTCCCGGCTCCACGGGGGAAACTACTTCACGGATTCCGTGAATGCCCGTTCCTGGGACCAGCCGCCCAGGGATGGCGTATACGCGATCGCGTAATAGATGCCGAAGAGTATCAATCCCCAGAAAAGAATCTGCCAGCCCAGGGGAAGTGTATGTGACGTATTCTTTGCTTCGAACCTGCTTAGATCATCGAAATCGTCAGCCATGGCGTCTCCTTATTTTTTTTGCTGCAGGGACCGGATATAGGCAACGAGGGACCAGGTCTTGTTCTTATCCAGCGTGCTTGAAAATGGCGGCATGCCTGCCTGGGTGCCGTTCTGGATAACGTTGAAATAGTCGCCGTCGGACCCGTCGCCCGGGCCGGAGAGGAACTTGCGGTCCGCGAGACTGGGTCCGATGCCTCCCTTGCCGTCATCGCCGTGACAGGCCGAACAATTGTCCTTGAACAACTTCGATCCCAGGGCGATGGCGTCGGCTTTGCCGGCAAAGGGGTTCTGCAGATCGGACCGTGCGGGTGCCGGCTCCGGAGCTTTCTTGACGGCAATGCCGATCACCTGCATGTAGGCGATCAGCGCTTCCAGCTCGTTCCTGTCCTTCAGCTGCGCGATCTCGTCGGCGCTATAGGGAAAGTCATTCGCGCGCATGTGAGCCGCGATGTCGTCGGGATCGAGCCCGTTCTTCTTCAGCCAGCCGTAGGCCGGCATATTCGACTGGGCGAAGATGGCCTGGGGGTTCTCGAAGTGGACCTCGTGCCACTTGTCGGGGTATTTCCCGCCGATGCGCGCAAGGTCGGGGCCGGTCCGCTTCGAGCCCCACAGGAAGGGGCGGTCGTAGGCGAACTCGCCGGCCTTGGAGTACTCGCCGTAGCGCATGACCTCGGTCTTGAGAGGCCGCACGGTCTGGGTGTGGCAGTTATTGCAGCCTTCTCGCTGGTAGATGTCCTTGCCCGCGAGTTGGAGAGCCGTATAGGGCTTGAGGTTCGCCAGCTTCGGATGCATCTCCGCGGTCAGCATCGGGATGAACATGGTCACCACGGTCCCGATCAGGATGACGACGGCCGAGACGACGGCGAAGAGTACCGGTTTTTTGTAAATATCACCTGCCATGGTATCACCCCCTATGCCTTTGCGCCGGCTGATGCCGGCTTGACGTCGCTCCGCTCGAGGCTGCCGCTTCGCATCGTCATGAAGATGTTATAGATGAAGAAGAGCATGCCGACCGTGAAGATCACGCCGCCGGCGGTCCGCATCTGCCAGAAGGGATAGTTCTTCGCAAGGACATCCACGAAGGTATACTGGAGATTGCCCTCGGCGTTCGTGGCCTTCCAGAGAGCGCCCTGCATGATCCCGGTGATCCACATGGTGATCGAGAAGATGAGCTGGCCGATCAGCACCAGCCAGAAATGGACATTCGCGATCTTCTCGCTGTAGATCGTGGTGTTGTAGATCTTCGGGATGATGTAATACATGGAAGCGGCGGCAGTCATCGTGACCCATCCCATGGTGCCCATGTGCACGTGACCCGGCACCCAGTCCGTGTAATGGATCAGCTGGCTCACGACGCGAAGGCCCTGGGTCGGACCCTGGACCGTCTGGAGTCCGTAGAAGGTGATGCCCAGGATGAAGAACTTGGTGAGATAGTTGGACTGCATCTTGGACCAGTCCGCTCCAACCGTGTAGTATCCGTTGATCACCGAACCCCAGGAAGGCGCGATCAGGAATATGGTGAATGCGATGCCGAGGGTCTGGATCCAGTCGGGGAGCGGCGTATAGACCAGGTGATGAGCGCCGGTCCAGAGATAGGCGAACACGAGCGACCAGAAGGCGATGATCGAAAGCCGGTGGCTGAAGATGGGCAGGCCCGTGGACTTCGGAAGGAAGTAATAGAACATGGCCAGAATCGGCGTGGTGAAGATGAACCCGACGGCGTTGTGCCCGTACCACCATTCCACGTTGGCGCTGTTGACGCCCGCGAAGAGATGATAGGATTTGTTCCATCCCGCCGGGATCGACAGGTTGTTCACGATGTACAGGACCGCCACGGCGACGACCGTGGCGATGATGAACCAGAGGGAAATGTACATCTGCTCCTCTTTTCGCGTGATGATCGTGCCGAAGACGTTCACGGCGAAGATGACCCAGAGGATCACGACCCCGATGTCGAGGGGCCATTCGAGCTCGGCGTATTCCAGGGACTGGTTCATGCCGAGGAACAGGCTCAGGGCGGCGAGCGCGATCGCCGCATTGAACAGGTACAGGTGGAACCGGGCGAGCTTCGGGAAGAGGAGCGGCCTCTTGCAGAGCCGCATCAGGATATAGTAGCTGATGCCGAAGATGGCGCCGATACCGAGGCCGAAGGCGAGGCCGTTGGTATGGACGACCCGCAGCCGGCCGAAGGTGAAGTAAGGGGCGATGTTCCACGACGGCATCCACATCTGGACGGAAATCCAGAGACCGATTACGATGCCCACGACCCCCCAAAAGATCGAGGATACGATAAAGCCTTTCACAGTTTGATTATCATATTGATAATCATTCATACGATTGCCTCCTTGTCCGGGACATCCGCGTGCCCTTGATGCGTGCCACATGACTCATTTGCCGATCAGTTTGGCGATCGAGGTCCTGTTGAGCCTCTTTTCAACCTCCTTTCGGATATTGACCCATACGGGATGGACGGCACAGGTGGAACTCAGGCTGCATCGCCTGCTGTCGATCGCGCAGACATTGATCCCCGCCGGACCCTGCATGGCCTCCAGGATGTCCAGAAGGGTGATTTCAGATGGTTTTGCAGCAAGCTGAAAGCCGCCGTTCACGCCGCGCATGGAGATCAGCAGATGGTGCCTGACCAGTCTCTGGAGGAGCTTGGCGAGAAAGGATTTCGGGATGTGCATGGCATGGGCGATCTCGGTCACGCTCACCCTGCGGTCCTTGTTCCTCGCGAGGTACAGAACGGTACGGACGGCGTAGTCGGTTTCCCGGGTCACGAGCATGAGTTATTTCATCGCATCATGGATCTTGCCGACAAGTTTTGCCGACGGCTTCAGGGTCTTGTCGCCTTCCTTCTTCCACTGGGCGGGGCAAGCCTCAGCGGGGGACGCGGCGAGATGAATATTCGCATTTACCTTACGGAGCGTCTCTTCGATGTTCCTTCCCAGGTTGTAGAAGTTGACCTCGGAGTTGAGCAGAGTACCGTCGGGGTTGATGATAAAGGTTCCCCGGAGCGTGAGGCCGCTTGCTTCATCGTAAACGCCGAACATCCTGCCCAGTTTGCCGGTCGGGTCGGAGCCCATGGGATATTTGACCTTTTCGAGCATCTTTTC from Nitrospirota bacterium includes the following:
- a CDS encoding peroxiredoxin, yielding MSDQCCTLRIGQAVPDFKLETFDPVKGDFSEITLSAQKAAKKWTVLFFYPADFTFVUATEFAALAEQYDNFKKAGAEVITVSADTKFVHLAWQRDEKMLEKVKYPMGSDPTGKLGRMFGVYDEASGLTLRGTFIINPDGTLLNSEVNFYNLGRNIEETLRKVNANIHLAASPAEACPAQWKKEGDKTLKPSAKLVGKIHDAMK
- a CDS encoding heavy metal translocating P-type ATPase; this translates as MPVCDHCMLEVSDRDAVHEDINGRECVFCCHGCSGIYRLIRSEGLDEFYVRRRDWSPGPAEDRPLDVSAFREVLHPVGNEIEIDAVIDGIRCASCVWLNEKILLRTKGVTRAVVNYATHRAKIRWNPSEIDLGVVLGRIRSIGYTPKPFLPKAWEDEQKRQSRDLLIRFGTAAFFSMQLMLFSMALYAGYFQGIDEETKFIFHLISFALTTPVLFYAGWPIIKASFRGLRNRTFNMDVLIAAGALSAYGYSIYAITTNGEVYFDTAAMIITLILLGRYIEAGAKGRASATISRLMQLSPREARRLSAAADAPDAAGGSQRRMVPIASVLVGDLIEVIPGEKIPLDGTVLSGSSEADESMLTGESRPAAKTAGDPVYGGTINLYGSFVFRVTKTGRDTVLSQIIQAVEDAQARRAPIQSIADRVIGYFVPAVLLIALFTFLGWLWHGAPLPQAVMNAVSVMVIACPCALGLATPLAILIGTSQAASKGILVKGGDVIQKAAAVDHVVLDKTGTITEGRPVVTHCAGIGIPDDEALRLAVSLEQRSEHSLGRAISDAALNIGPEEVRDFCAVPGKGVRGSINGKRALIGSSSFLESEGVSGIDAFLTAEQLRSIETCQNAGSTAIFLSCDNRLSGMFVIEDRVRKEAAEAIGMLKKAGMGVSLVTGDNRKTAEAVARAVGIDEVKAHVSPLEKSSEVSRLEAGGSHVLMAGDGINDAPALVRASVGVALGRATDIALESADIVVMRPDLRLVPAALALSRKTFSVIRQNIFWAFFYNLIVIPLAIAGMLHPIVAAGAMAFSSLSVVANSLRARTS
- a CDS encoding cbb3-type cytochrome c oxidase N-terminal domain-containing protein, whose protein sequence is MADDFDDLSRFEAKNTSHTLPLGWQILFWGLILFGIYYAIAYTPSLGGWSQERAFTESVK
- a CDS encoding FixH family protein, with translation MRTLIIVIGILVVAATAATIFIGTRNFEGLVVDRPYETGIDWDRIQERKAKLGWSATLSRTSYPLGRNDLIVNIAGRNCSPMSDTILSITVSRPSTNRYDRTYQALRQIDGSYLASIELPLPGRWDVIIHVTSGQEQADFKTSLAAERSGP
- a CDS encoding CcoQ/FixQ family Cbb3-type cytochrome c oxidase assembly chaperone; this translates as MEKQAWAYVIFGIVLVVLFVVIIVHYYSGKRKNKVEEAKYKMLDDDEDDEDGAGRS
- a CDS encoding Rrf2 family transcriptional regulator; this translates as MLVTRETDYAVRTVLYLARNKDRRVSVTEIAHAMHIPKSFLAKLLQRLVRHHLLISMRGVNGGFQLAAKPSEITLLDILEAMQGPAGINVCAIDSRRCSLSSTCAVHPVWVNIRKEVEKRLNRTSIAKLIGK
- a CDS encoding 4Fe-4S dicluster domain-containing protein, producing MTRKYHRLRRITGAILLLALIGIPFVRVHEQSAFRFDIPTLRLLFFGAEIGMADFFIVLIALIFLTFFILFTTTLFGRIWCGWLCPQTVLVDVTDTAAGKRGPGARTAAAALALAVSGVVAASLIFYFVSPYDLPGMLTIGGTASHIITGSWIALTVLLFLDLTLLRRTFCATVCPYAKLQSVLFDDRTLIVAFDPNRSDECRECKACVRDCPVGIDIREGSQIECIHCAECVDACIGRMAIRGRRSLISYMFGVPGLRRTGLRINLLITGVISLVSLVFLVSLAVSRMPFDMNVRLNFAAGQQKQADGSVTNVYELSFRNLAGRDQFLALSVTAPGISAAITPSMVSLKKSSDVLRVPIVARVKGVPESVQNVVLAITATSSRDNRSMTRSVTFLMPQNPNPDKPAQNRKLKASLAEHAEDAEFKPKPESLSWRTIF
- a CDS encoding cbb3-type cytochrome c oxidase subunit I yields the protein MNDYQYDNQTVKGFIVSSIFWGVVGIVIGLWISVQMWMPSWNIAPYFTFGRLRVVHTNGLAFGLGIGAIFGISYYILMRLCKRPLLFPKLARFHLYLFNAAIALAALSLFLGMNQSLEYAELEWPLDIGVVILWVIFAVNVFGTIITRKEEQMYISLWFIIATVVAVAVLYIVNNLSIPAGWNKSYHLFAGVNSANVEWWYGHNAVGFIFTTPILAMFYYFLPKSTGLPIFSHRLSIIAFWSLVFAYLWTGAHHLVYTPLPDWIQTLGIAFTIFLIAPSWGSVINGYYTVGADWSKMQSNYLTKFFILGITFYGLQTVQGPTQGLRVVSQLIHYTDWVPGHVHMGTMGWVTMTAAASMYYIIPKIYNTTIYSEKIANVHFWLVLIGQLIFSITMWITGIMQGALWKATNAEGNLQYTFVDVLAKNYPFWQMRTAGGVIFTVGMLFFIYNIFMTMRSGSLERSDVKPASAGAKA
- a CDS encoding cbb3-type cytochrome c oxidase subunit II, with protein sequence MAGDIYKKPVLFAVVSAVVILIGTVVTMFIPMLTAEMHPKLANLKPYTALQLAGKDIYQREGCNNCHTQTVRPLKTEVMRYGEYSKAGEFAYDRPFLWGSKRTGPDLARIGGKYPDKWHEVHFENPQAIFAQSNMPAYGWLKKNGLDPDDIAAHMRANDFPYSADEIAQLKDRNELEALIAYMQVIGIAVKKAPEPAPARSDLQNPFAGKADAIALGSKLFKDNCSACHGDDGKGGIGPSLADRKFLSGPGDGSDGDYFNVIQNGTQAGMPPFSSTLDKNKTWSLVAYIRSLQQKK
- a CDS encoding sulfite exporter TauE/SafE family protein is translated as MEPAYVLALSTGLLGGFGHCIGMCGPLVASYALAGRPESAQTFSRTLAPHLFYNAGRIATYAAIGAAMGLSGSFLNVAGSLAGVQNCVALLAGVFMIIMGLGTSGIWGNSRWIERHNLPVLRAAHGLQASASPYRFLGLGLLLGLLPCGLSYTIFIAAAGSGNILSGMMTALLFGLGTLPAMLAAGWVLSSLGARLRGAVYRASGVLVIAMGVYFLYKGIRLYARL